A single genomic interval of Macaca nemestrina isolate mMacNem1 chromosome 14, mMacNem.hap1, whole genome shotgun sequence harbors:
- the LOC105498826 gene encoding small ribosomal subunit protein uS10-like: MAFKDSGKTPVEPEVAIHRIRITLTSRNVKSPEKVCADLIRGAKEKNLKVKGPVRMPTKTLRITTRKTPCGEGSKTWDRFQMRIHKRLTDLHSPSEIVKQITSISIEPGVEVEVTIADA, from the coding sequence ATGGCTTTTAAGGATTCCGGAAAAACACCCGTGGAGCCGGAGGTGGCAATTCACCGAATTCGAATCACCCTAACGAGCCGCAACGTTAAATCCCCGGAAAAGGTGTGTGCTGACTTGATCAGAGGCGCAAAGGAAAAGAACCTGAAAGTGAAAGGACCAGTTCGAATGCCTACCAAGACTTTGAGAATCACTACAAGAAAAACTCCTTGTGGTGAAGGTTCTAAGACATGGGATCGTTTCCAGATGAGAATCCACAAGCGACTCACTGACTTGCACAGTCCTTCTGAGATTGTTAAGCAGATTACTTCCATCAGTATTGAGCCAGGAGTTGAGGTGGAAGTCACCATTGCAGATGCTTAA